The Lichenihabitans psoromatis genome contains a region encoding:
- a CDS encoding D-TA family PLP-dependent enzyme: protein MTLSEIETPAVLIDLPRVEANLKRAQDYADAHRLPLRPHVKTHKLPRFAKRQMELGAIGITCQKIGEAEAMADGGVTEIFLPYNIIGTQKLTRLVALANRVNLSVTADSAATVEGLSAAFMSSAKPLPVLVECDTGMGRCGVQSPAEALTLARAIAASPGLSFAGLMTYPAAGAVETNATWLAAAVDLLTKANLRPAIVSNGGTPDLWRAHEVAAATEHRPGTYIYLDRFQVTRSVGTLEDCALTVLTTVVSRPTDDRAIIDAGSKALTSDTLGLDGYGYVVGYPDAVVRSLSEEHGIVDLSACAAKPALGERLRIIPNHCCVVSNLFDEVTLIEGDTIVETVAVAARGRVV, encoded by the coding sequence ATGACCCTCTCGGAAATCGAGACGCCCGCGGTTCTGATCGACCTGCCCCGCGTCGAAGCCAACCTCAAGCGGGCGCAGGATTATGCCGACGCGCATCGGCTGCCGTTGCGGCCCCACGTCAAGACCCACAAGCTGCCGCGTTTCGCCAAGCGGCAGATGGAGCTCGGTGCGATCGGCATTACCTGCCAGAAGATCGGCGAGGCTGAGGCCATGGCCGACGGCGGGGTGACCGAGATCTTCCTGCCCTACAATATCATCGGCACGCAAAAGCTGACCCGCCTCGTCGCGCTGGCCAACAGGGTCAATCTCTCGGTCACGGCCGACAGCGCCGCCACGGTCGAGGGGCTCAGTGCCGCCTTCATGTCGAGCGCCAAGCCCCTGCCGGTGCTGGTCGAATGCGACACCGGCATGGGCCGTTGCGGCGTCCAGAGCCCGGCCGAAGCGCTGACGCTCGCCCGCGCCATCGCGGCGTCGCCGGGGTTGAGCTTCGCCGGGTTGATGACCTACCCGGCCGCCGGCGCGGTCGAAACCAACGCGACCTGGCTGGCGGCTGCCGTCGACCTGCTCACCAAAGCGAACCTGCGGCCCGCGATCGTGTCCAACGGCGGCACACCCGACCTTTGGCGCGCCCATGAGGTCGCGGCCGCGACCGAACATCGGCCTGGGACCTACATCTATCTCGATCGCTTCCAGGTGACACGCTCGGTCGGCACGCTGGAGGATTGCGCCTTGACGGTGCTGACCACCGTGGTCAGCCGCCCGACCGACGACCGCGCCATCATCGACGCTGGTTCGAAAGCGCTGACGAGCGACACCCTCGGCCTCGATGGCTACGGCTATGTGGTCGGCTACCCCGATGCCGTGGTCAGGAGCCTCAGCGAGGAACATGGCATCGTCGATCTCTCGGCCTGCGCGGCAAAACCGGCCCTCGGCGAGCGCCTTCGCATCATCCCGAACCATTGCTGCGTGGTCTCGAACCTCTTCGACGAGGTCACGCTCATCGAGGGCGACACCATCGTCGAGACCGTCGCGGTCGCGGCGCGCGGCCGTGTCGTCTGA
- a CDS encoding MurR/RpiR family transcriptional regulator gives MARLHALGETGSPSDRRVAAVVLADPEFATRAAIARLAERAGVSEPTVTRFCRTLGCDGLRDFKVRLAQSVASAGRYLEAASSGRVAGDSIPSAISAHACDAIERVCGAVDVEALGLAAALLTSARMIRAYGSGGSSSLAATELENRLFRLGLSISSHIDGEMQQMTAAAAQPGTVMVAYSVSGEVRSVVDAIGIAGLYGARTIAITAPGSSLAGVAEIVLPFRIEEDRDVYLPSPARYALLALTDMLAAVVAKRIGPPALEGMRRIKHHQSLGRSNADQLPLGD, from the coding sequence GTGGCCCGCTTGCACGCGCTTGGCGAAACCGGCAGCCCCTCCGACCGGCGCGTTGCCGCCGTCGTGCTGGCAGACCCGGAATTTGCGACGCGTGCGGCCATCGCCCGGCTGGCCGAACGCGCCGGCGTCAGCGAACCCACTGTGACGCGGTTCTGCCGCACGCTCGGCTGCGATGGGTTGCGCGACTTCAAGGTCAGGCTGGCCCAGTCGGTCGCCTCGGCCGGCCGCTATCTCGAGGCAGCCTCCTCCGGTCGTGTGGCCGGCGACAGTATTCCCTCGGCGATCTCGGCTCATGCCTGCGACGCGATCGAGCGCGTGTGTGGCGCGGTCGATGTCGAGGCGCTGGGGCTTGCGGCCGCGCTCCTGACGTCGGCCCGGATGATCCGCGCCTATGGATCGGGCGGCTCCTCGTCGTTGGCCGCCACCGAACTCGAGAACCGCCTGTTCCGCCTCGGTCTATCCATCTCGTCGCATATCGACGGCGAAATGCAGCAGATGACGGCGGCTGCAGCTCAGCCCGGAACCGTGATGGTGGCCTATTCGGTGTCGGGCGAGGTTCGCAGCGTGGTCGATGCGATCGGGATCGCTGGCCTCTATGGTGCCCGCACGATCGCTATCACGGCGCCGGGCTCCTCGCTTGCCGGCGTCGCCGAAATCGTCCTGCCGTTCCGGATCGAGGAGGACAGGGACGTCTATCTTCCCTCCCCGGCCCGCTATGCGCTACTGGCCTTGACCGACATGCTGGCCGCCGTCGTGGCCAAGCGCATCGGGCCGCCGGCCCTCGAAGGCATGCGACGCATCAAACACCACCAGAGCCTCGGCCGAAGCAATGCCGACCAACTCCCGCTCGGAGACTGA
- a CDS encoding helix-turn-helix transcriptional regulator, whose amino-acid sequence MSSRDDHRRLLGAFLRRHRERLTAADVGLAPARHGRRRTPGLRREEVAQICGMSPTWYAWIEQGRDISVSPAALARMADALHLTLAERAYLFELTEKRDPAALTDEQTDAGPIAVLQQALDASSAPAYLLDRLWAIRAWNAPAADLFAEWIDGHEPCLLGFVFLSPAARRLIPDWDHRARRIVAEFRADTGRSRDDPALQALVARLSEASAAFAALWADQAVLAREGGERSFDHPDHGLRHYEQVTLAPAGFPGHKLVMLVDKGAI is encoded by the coding sequence ATGTCCTCCCGTGACGATCATCGACGCCTGCTCGGCGCTTTCCTCCGTCGCCATCGCGAGCGGCTGACGGCTGCCGATGTCGGTCTCGCCCCGGCCCGCCATGGTCGACGGCGGACACCCGGGCTTCGCCGCGAGGAGGTGGCGCAGATCTGTGGCATGAGCCCGACCTGGTATGCCTGGATCGAGCAGGGGCGCGACATCTCGGTCTCGCCGGCCGCCCTCGCTCGCATGGCGGATGCGCTGCATCTGACGCTGGCCGAGCGGGCCTACCTCTTCGAACTGACCGAAAAGCGGGATCCCGCCGCCTTAACCGACGAGCAGACCGATGCGGGACCGATCGCAGTCTTGCAGCAGGCGCTCGACGCCTCGTCGGCGCCCGCCTACCTGCTCGACCGGCTCTGGGCCATTCGCGCCTGGAACGCACCGGCCGCCGATCTATTCGCCGAATGGATCGACGGACACGAGCCATGCCTGCTCGGTTTTGTGTTCCTGTCACCCGCAGCGCGGCGCTTGATTCCGGATTGGGATCATCGTGCCCGCCGCATCGTCGCCGAGTTCCGGGCCGACACCGGCCGCAGTCGGGACGATCCGGCGCTTCAAGCCTTGGTGGCTCGATTGAGCGAGGCGAGTGCCGCTTTCGCGGCCCTCTGGGCCGATCAGGCGGTGCTGGCGCGCGAAGGCGGCGAACGGTCGTTCGACCACCCGGATCACGGCTTGCGGCATTACGAGCAAGTCACACTCGCGCCGGCCGGTTTTCCAGGCCACAAGCTCGTGATGTTGGTGGATAAGGGCGCGATCTAG
- a CDS encoding ABC transporter ATP-binding protein, producing the protein MAALNIKRLVKAYGPVAVLHGIDLAVANGEFVVLVGPSGCGKSTLLRMIAGLDDISSGEMWIGDRLANTLPPQQRNISMVFQSYALFPHMTVGQNVGFGPRIRHETAAAIAGKVDKAASTLNLAPYLDRLPRQLSGGQRQRVAMGRTIVREPDLFLFDEPLSNLDAKLRVQMRTEIKALHQLLKTTIVYVTHDQIEAMTMADRIVVMNGGRIEQVGSPLELYDLPVNKFVAGFLGSPAMSFIPGVIERGDGLPRLRTKAGFTLPLGATDAVSGQTVEIGIRPEHYRLASTGTGFPYIVSVVEPTGAETHLFGTIADVEVRCVFRERVSPKPGSTLMLDVDPALVHVFDAQTGERL; encoded by the coding sequence ATGGCCGCACTGAATATCAAGCGCCTGGTCAAAGCCTATGGACCCGTCGCCGTGCTGCATGGGATCGACCTCGCGGTCGCCAATGGCGAATTCGTGGTTCTGGTCGGCCCCTCGGGTTGCGGGAAATCGACCCTGCTCCGCATGATCGCCGGTCTCGACGACATCTCCAGCGGCGAGATGTGGATCGGCGACCGGCTCGCCAACACGCTGCCGCCCCAGCAACGCAATATCTCCATGGTGTTCCAGAGCTACGCGCTCTTCCCGCATATGACGGTCGGGCAGAATGTCGGCTTCGGGCCACGCATCCGGCACGAGACGGCCGCCGCCATTGCCGGCAAGGTCGACAAAGCCGCCAGCACCCTCAACCTCGCGCCCTATCTCGATCGCCTGCCGCGCCAATTGTCGGGGGGTCAACGCCAACGCGTCGCCATGGGCCGCACCATCGTGCGCGAGCCGGATCTGTTTCTCTTCGACGAACCTTTGTCGAACCTCGACGCCAAGCTCCGGGTGCAGATGCGGACCGAGATCAAGGCGCTGCATCAACTGCTGAAGACCACCATCGTCTATGTGACGCACGATCAGATCGAAGCCATGACCATGGCGGACCGTATCGTGGTAATGAACGGCGGCCGGATCGAACAGGTCGGTTCACCGCTCGAACTCTATGACCTTCCCGTCAACAAGTTCGTCGCGGGATTCCTCGGCTCACCCGCCATGAGCTTCATCCCCGGCGTCATCGAGCGCGGCGATGGGCTGCCCCGTCTCCGCACCAAGGCGGGATTCACGCTGCCGCTGGGCGCGACCGACGCCGTATCGGGTCAGACCGTCGAGATCGGCATCCGGCCAGAGCATTATCGGCTCGCTTCGACCGGCACGGGCTTCCCCTACATCGTCTCGGTGGTCGAGCCGACCGGCGCGGAAACGCATCTTTTCGGCACCATCGCCGACGTCGAGGTCCGCTGTGTGTTCCGCGAGCGCGTGTCGCCGAAGCCCGGCAGCACCCTGATGCTCGACGTCGATCCGGCGCTCGTCCATGTCTTCGACGCGCAAACGGGCGAGCGGCTCTGA
- a CDS encoding TetR/AcrR family transcriptional regulator, producing MLDPVHAAVRPLRSQPTRDRILLAARKIFASDGYERTTIRAVATEAAINPAMVMRYYGDKDGLFAAAVAFDLRLPDLSAVPFETIGRTLARHVLTRWEGDGAGDELPALLRAAASHPAAQAKATDIFDRQLLATLNPVIVDPAQAVTCAALIASQVLGLAFTRYVLRLPAVVAIPRSTVIERVGATLQSYVDAARSVT from the coding sequence TTGCTCGATCCCGTCCACGCCGCCGTTCGACCGCTTCGGTCGCAGCCCACTCGAGATCGTATTCTGCTTGCTGCCCGTAAGATCTTTGCGAGCGACGGCTATGAGCGGACGACAATCCGTGCCGTCGCCACGGAAGCCGCGATCAATCCCGCGATGGTGATGCGCTATTACGGCGACAAGGACGGTCTCTTCGCGGCCGCGGTTGCGTTCGATCTACGTCTGCCAGATTTGAGCGCTGTTCCGTTCGAGACGATCGGTCGGACGTTGGCGCGCCACGTGCTGACGCGGTGGGAAGGCGACGGTGCTGGTGACGAATTGCCTGCGCTGTTGCGTGCTGCGGCCTCGCATCCGGCGGCCCAAGCCAAGGCGACCGACATTTTCGATCGACAGCTTTTGGCGACGTTGAACCCAGTGATCGTCGATCCAGCGCAAGCCGTGACCTGCGCGGCCCTGATCGCGTCCCAGGTCCTCGGCCTCGCGTTCACACGCTACGTGCTGCGGTTGCCGGCCGTCGTGGCGATCCCGCGATCGACCGTGATCGAGAGGGTCGGCGCGACGCTGCAGTCTTACGTCGACGCGGCTCGGAGCGTGACTTAA
- a CDS encoding FAD-dependent oxidoreductase: MPLMCIARPEVKAWNTGIQDAIALAVPLIEAVRSGDDGGIDAWAKARHAIAEDVVKTTDRITRLGLLRSGPAQAVRNTAFSLLGHIPAATSALARKIAEIDNR, from the coding sequence ATGCCGCTCATGTGCATAGCCCGGCCGGAGGTCAAGGCATGGAACACCGGCATCCAGGATGCGATCGCTCTCGCAGTGCCCCTGATCGAGGCAGTCAGGTCCGGCGACGACGGCGGTATCGATGCCTGGGCAAAGGCAAGGCATGCAATCGCCGAGGACGTGGTCAAGACCACCGACAGGATCACGCGACTCGGCTTGTTGCGCTCCGGACCTGCGCAAGCGGTTCGGAACACCGCCTTCAGCTTGCTGGGGCACATTCCGGCCGCAACCTCGGCGCTCGCTCGTAAGATCGCCGAAATCGACAATCGCTAG